One segment of Ricinus communis isolate WT05 ecotype wild-type chromosome 8, ASM1957865v1, whole genome shotgun sequence DNA contains the following:
- the LOC8281052 gene encoding J domain-containing protein spf31 isoform X1 — MGDRTSSTTTDDDLLLKSFFAEVSEVERDNEVASYRILSCFKLNPFEYLNLPFDASLEDVKKQYRKLSLLVHPDKCKHPQAKDAFGALAKAQQLLLDQQERDYLLSQVVAAKEELLAKRKKQLKKDTASKIKSLVDEGKYDQLYERSEEFQRELKLKVRELLTEQEWRRRKMQMRISEEEGRLKKDEEEQKEIWKRKREHEEQWEGTREQRVSSWRDFMKTGKKGKKGEIRPPKLKTEDPNKSYVQRPVKRA; from the exons ATGGGAGACAGAACATCATCCACAACCACAGACGACGATTTGCTTCTCAAAAGCTTCTTCGCTGAAGTTAGCGAAGTCGAGAGAGACAACGAAGTTGCCAG TTATAGGATTCTTTCATGCTTCAAGTTGAATCCATTTGAGTATCTAAATCTACCATTTGATGCATCTCTAGAGGATGTGAAGAAGCAATATCGTAAG TTATCTTTGCTGGTTCACCCTGACAAGTGCAAGCATCCACAAGCAAAAGATGCATTTGGTG CATTGGCAAAAGCCCAGCAGCTACTACTTGATCAACAAGAAAGAGATTATCTTCTTAGCCAAGTTGTTGCAGCGAAAG AAGAACTTCTAGCAAAGAGGAAGAAGCAGTTGAAGAAAGATACAGCCTCTAAAATAAAGTCATTGGTTGATGAG GGAAAATATGATCAACTGTATGAAAGGTCCGAGGAGTTTCAGCGGGAGCTCAAATTAAAGGTTCGAGAACTATTAACTGAACAAGAATGGCGCAGGAGGAAAATGCAAATGAGG aTATCAGAAGAGGAAGGTAGACTAAAGAAGGatgaagaagaacaaaaagagaTTTGGAAGAGAAAGCGTGAACATGAGGAGCAATGGGAAGGAACAAGAGAACAAAGG GTTTCAAGCTGGAGAGATTTCATGAAGACTGGGAAAAAG GGTAAAAAGGGCGAAATTCGACCACCAAAACTAAAGACTGAGGACCCTAACAAATCTTATGTTCAAAGGCCTGTAAAGAGAGCTTAA
- the LOC8281052 gene encoding J domain-containing protein spf31 isoform X2 gives MGDRTSSTTTDDDLLLKSFFAEVSEVERDNEVARILSCFKLNPFEYLNLPFDASLEDVKKQYRKLSLLVHPDKCKHPQAKDAFGALAKAQQLLLDQQERDYLLSQVVAAKEELLAKRKKQLKKDTASKIKSLVDEGKYDQLYERSEEFQRELKLKVRELLTEQEWRRRKMQMRISEEEGRLKKDEEEQKEIWKRKREHEEQWEGTREQRVSSWRDFMKTGKKGKKGEIRPPKLKTEDPNKSYVQRPVKRA, from the exons ATGGGAGACAGAACATCATCCACAACCACAGACGACGATTTGCTTCTCAAAAGCTTCTTCGCTGAAGTTAGCGAAGTCGAGAGAGACAACGAAGTTGCCAG GATTCTTTCATGCTTCAAGTTGAATCCATTTGAGTATCTAAATCTACCATTTGATGCATCTCTAGAGGATGTGAAGAAGCAATATCGTAAG TTATCTTTGCTGGTTCACCCTGACAAGTGCAAGCATCCACAAGCAAAAGATGCATTTGGTG CATTGGCAAAAGCCCAGCAGCTACTACTTGATCAACAAGAAAGAGATTATCTTCTTAGCCAAGTTGTTGCAGCGAAAG AAGAACTTCTAGCAAAGAGGAAGAAGCAGTTGAAGAAAGATACAGCCTCTAAAATAAAGTCATTGGTTGATGAG GGAAAATATGATCAACTGTATGAAAGGTCCGAGGAGTTTCAGCGGGAGCTCAAATTAAAGGTTCGAGAACTATTAACTGAACAAGAATGGCGCAGGAGGAAAATGCAAATGAGG aTATCAGAAGAGGAAGGTAGACTAAAGAAGGatgaagaagaacaaaaagagaTTTGGAAGAGAAAGCGTGAACATGAGGAGCAATGGGAAGGAACAAGAGAACAAAGG GTTTCAAGCTGGAGAGATTTCATGAAGACTGGGAAAAAG GGTAAAAAGGGCGAAATTCGACCACCAAAACTAAAGACTGAGGACCCTAACAAATCTTATGTTCAAAGGCCTGTAAAGAGAGCTTAA